A segment of the Alistipes communis genome:
CCCGTTCGCGCTCCGAAAGGCTCGAAATACCCAGCGTGTAGGAGATCATCTCGATACGGCGGTAACCGTTCTCGTAGAGGTGTTCCACGCCCATCCGCCCGGCCCGCTCGTTGTCCAGCATCACGCGCCCGACATCGAGTCCCGCGATGTCGCGGTCGAGCAGCACGGTGGGAATGCCGGCGTCGAGCGCCTTGCGGAGCACCTCCTCGCTGCCCGAACAGGGCGCGACGATCAGCCCTTCGACGCCGTTGCCGATGAAGGTGTCGACGATGTTGTCGAGCTTCTCGGCATTTTCGTCCGAACTGCCGAACAATACCGTATAATTGTAGTTGTGCGCGATGTTCTCGATGTAGCGGGCGATATCGGCGAAGAACTGGTTGGCGATGTCCGACGTCACCATGCCGATCGTATAGAAGCGTCCGCTGCGCAGACTCGCCGCAGCCTTGTTGGGGCGGTACCCCAACCGTTTGGCCACCTCCGCGATGCGGCGGGCCGTATCCTTGTTGACGTTGCAGTCCAGATTCCCTTCGGCGTCGCGCTTGGCGTTCATCACCAGCGACACGAGCGAAATGGAGACGCCCGCCTCCCGGGCGACGTCGCGTATGGTTATTTTTCCCATGATTTCGGATTCGCAGTTTTAAGTCTTCGCAAATCTATGAAACGTTTTAATAAAATCCAAATATTCGATCGAAAAAATAAATTTCCCGTCCCGAATCGAAACGAATTCTCGTCTTTCCCCCTCTTTCTATCCTTGATTCACATGCAGGGAATCGAACTTTCTACCTCCCTGATTAAACGTTTCATATCATTAATATACAATGATCTATACACAACGTATAGATTCTGTTTCCCGCCTTCCGGAAGGTTCCGCGGCCCCGAACCGCTTCCGGTTCCCCGCCGGTCGATTTCGTTTACTTCCGATCAGAAAATGCGAAATCGAAGCCCGGCACACGCCGAATCTCAAAAAATAGTTAATTTTGAACGGATTTTTCCGGAAACGACCCTCCGGAAACCTCCCGCCCGCTTTCGGAACGGACATGAAGACAACCGCATCGTGGGGATCATCCGCCACCGTGCAGCGAAGAAAAGGGGGCTGAGGCCGGACGAGTAACCTTCCCGTACGGACGACGAAAAGGGCTTACGGAATCCGCAAGCCCTTTCAACCATACGCCAGCCGGAGACGCCCCGTCTACTCGCCCAACACGGAGAAGATGAACGCCGCCGTCTTGCGGGTGACCTCCTCGTGGTAGTCGGACTTCCCGTAATTGAAGAAGCCGTGGCGGGCGTCGTCGTAGAGAACGATCTCGGCACGTCCGTCCGCCGCACGAACCGCATCGCAAAACAGCTGCGACTGCTTCCACGAGATCGTGCGGTCGGCCCGGCCGTGGAACAGCGCGACGGCGGGCGGATCGGCCCCAATCCGGTTCACGGGCGAAAAGTCCCGCAGCTCCCCGTCGGAGAAGGGCGCCAGATAGGGCGTCCCCTCTTCCGGAAAACGCGAGCCGTCGATCCGGCGCGTCAGGTCGTAAATCCCGTTGTATCCCACGAAAAAACGGCAACCTGCCTGCGACAGCGCCTCGTCGGCCGCCAGCGGCGTTCCAGCCGACGCCGCGACGTAACCGAACCGCAGCGTATCCAGCCCCAGTTCGCCGGCGCATGCCGCCACGAGGTCTCGGGCCGCCTGCAACTCCTCCAATCCCGCGCTGAAATCGGCCCCGTCGCCGACGAGCGAGTAGACGATCCGTACGCCCGCGATCCCCTGCGAAGCCAGATAGGCCGACTGGCGGCGGAAGGCGCCGATGCCGCATGTTCGCCAGCTGCCGCCGGGAACGTAGACGACGAACGGCCGGGGCCCGCCGGCATCGCCCCGCTCGGGCAGGTCGATCTCCAATACGAGCGTCCGGTCGCCGCGGGTTGCGAAGGTATACGACCGCGTAGTGAAGCCGTCGTAAGTCAGGTCGGCGCAATAGAGTTCGGGATCGGCAGCATACGCGCCCGCACAGAGGAGCGTCGCGGCGAAAGTCAGTAATAATGTTCTCATCATCTGCTTTTCGGATTAAACGCGAACTCGGACTATCGCTTGTCGCCCGTGAAATTCGGGTTCGGCTCCGGCATGGAAGCGCCGACCGACTCGCGCCACGCGTGCAGCATCTTACGCAGCTTCTTCACCACGCCGGGCTTCTCGGCCGACAGGTCGTGCTGCTCGCCGAGATCGGTTTTCAGATCGAACAGCTGGACGGTTCCGTTCTCGAAATACTCCAGCAATTTGTAATCGCCGTACCGAATCGCACCGCCGGGGCTCTGCATACCGTGATTGCTGTAATGGGGGAAGTGCCAGTAGAGCGCACGCTTCTCGATCTTCCCGCCTTCGAGCAACGGTACGATGCTCTCGCCCTCGCAGACCTTCTCCTTCGGGACATCGACCGAAGCCATGTCCAGCAGCGTATAGTAGAAGTCGTTGCTGATGACCGGCACGTCGCACTCCGTCCCCGCGCGGCCGACGCCCGGATAGCAGACGATCATCGGCACGCGGATGCCGCCCTCGTACATCCACCCTTTGGCGCCGCGCAGCGGCAGACTCGACGTGGCATAGGCCCTGTCGAGCGCATCCTTGGCGATCCTGCGGTCGGGACGGCCGAAGTTGGCGCCTGCCATGCCGCCATTGTCCGAATAGAAAATCACGATCGTGTTGTCCGCGATGCCGAGCTCTTCGAGCTTCCGGCGGATGACGCCCAGGCTCTCGTCCATCGCTTCGACCATGGCTGCGAACTCGATATTGTCCTGATGCTGCTTGATCTTGACGGTGCGCTGCGGCAGGACGCGGTAGCCCTGGTAGGCTTTGGTGTGCACCAGCGAATCCAACTCCCCGCGCGTCAGCGGATCGGGATCGTCGGGATTGCCTTCGAGAATATAGGGATCGCCCTCGTAGTGCATCGTCGCCAGCTTCCTGCGGTACTTCTCGACCAGATCCTTCCGCCCCTGGATGGGATCGTGAACCGCGAAATGCGACATGTAGAGGAAGAACGGGCCGTCCTTGTGCTCCTCGATGTATTTGGTAGCCTCGCGCGTCATCACGTCGGTCAGATATTCGCCCTCCTCGCCTTCGTAGCCGTTCAGCCGGAACGGTGCGTAGTAACCCTGTGGCCAGCCTTCGTTATACCCCAACGGAATATGCTCGTCGAACCCGTGCGCCAACGGATTGGAATCGCCCTTGCCGAGGTGCCACTTGCCGATGATCGCCGTCGCGTAACCGTTGTCGCGCAAAGTCTCGGCCACGGTGATCTCCTCGAAGGGAAGGTGTTGCTCGACAGGAGCGTTGAGCAGACGCTGGAAGGGCCAGTTCTTACGGCCGGGCAACCAGTCGGTGAGGCGGATGCTCGCCGGATAACGCCCCGTCATGAGGCTCGCCCGCGTCGGCGAAGAGACGTGGCAGGCCGCATAGGCGTTCGTAAAACGCACTCCCTCCTCGGCCAGCCGGTCGATATTGGGCGTTTCATGGAACCGGCTGCCGAAACAACCGATGTCGCTCCAACCGAGGTCGTCCACGAGGAAAAAGAGAATATTGGGCTTCTTCGGCGCCTCGCTGCCGTTCCTGCCCTCGGCCGAAGCGGCCTCCGTGCCCGCGAGCGTACCGGCCAGCGTGCCGGCGCTCAACAGGGCCAGATTTCTGAATCTATCCTTACCGCACATTTGTCTATGAGATTGTTAAAGAGGTTTTTCAGGATTGTTTTTCAAGGTCGGGTAGCTGCCGCTTTCGAAGTTCCATACCGAAACGTCCCAGTCCGTGAAGGCTTCGGCCGACGGGGCGGCTACCTGCATCTCGGCCTGGCTCAGCGCCTTCACGCGCGAAACGTCGTCGGGCGACGTGCCGTTCTGACCCAGATCGTTACCGTTACCGGAAAGGTAGTAACATCCCGACACGTTCGTGCCGTTGTTCTTCGCACCGCCGTTGATCGCGCCGCCGGTCGTACCGAGCGCCGTGCCCGACGCATCCTTCTGGGCGCGGCCCGCATTGTAGCAGTTGACGATCTTGGAGCCCGCGGCACTCTTGTTGCCGACCAGCGTTCCGCTGTTGGCGGCCGTATAGGTGACCGTTCCCTTGTTGTAGGTATTCGACACGACTGCACTGCCGCCTACCCAGCCGACGATGCCACCGGTATTGTTGCCGTTGGCGGGACTGCACGAAACGGTTCCCAGATTGAAACACTCGTCGATCACGCCGCTGCTGCCGCCCGCTACGCCGCCCGTTCGGCCGTTGCCGGCGGTGGCAGCCAGCGCGCCGTAGTTTCCGCATCTGCGCAGCTGGATGTTGCCGTTGCCGACGTTGCCCGCGACACCGCCGGTATTGCCGATGAACGAAATATCGCCGTAATTGTAGCACTCCGCAACGATGGTCGGCCGCTCCTCGCTGCCGCCGGACATATTGCCGATCACGCCGCCGACGTTGTTGACCAGCGTATTGCTTGCGCTGTAAACCACGATTTTGCCGTAGTTCACGCACTTGTCGATCGACACGTCCGTGCCGCCGACCTCACCGATCACGCCGCCGCTGTTGCCCGCGCCGTTGGCTCCGGTGGAGATCGTCACCCGCACATGGGCGTAGTTCCGGCAGTTCGAAACGACGGTATTGCCCGTCACGTTCGCCGCGATACCGCCGACGAAGCCGGCCGTCGCCGTAATGTCGAACCCTGCGTCGGAGTCGTTGTCCGAAGGCGTCGAACCGGCGCCCTTGACCGTGATGTTCCTGAGCGCCGCTGCGACGGCCGGCGTCGTCCCGTCCTCCGAGGCCGCGACGCCGCCGACATAGCCGAAGAGTCCCTGTCCGGCCGCGGTGGCTGCGATCTTCAAGCCGGTGATCGCGAAATTGCGGCCGTCGTAGTTGCCGCTGAACTTCTTATCGGAAGTGCCGATCGCCGTCCAGCTGCCGCCCAGCGCGATATCGGCCGTCTGCACGAAATAGATGCCCGCATAGGACTCGCCCGCATTGACCGACGACGCCAGCGCTTCGATATCCGATCTCTTCCCGATCGCGATCGGGCGCTCCTCGCTTTCGCCACCGAAACAGCCGAACGCGGGATTCCATCGCTCGACATAGCTGATCTGGCCGTTGCTGAGCGTGAACAGGGCATTGATCTCCACCGATCCCACCCTTTTCAGTTCGTACTCCCCGTTGGGAATCTCCTCCATGTAGTACACGGTCGTAAGGTCGGTGCCGACCTCCACCTCCACGTCGTTCAGGATCACGCTCTCGCCGCCGCCGACAGGTGCGTATTCGAGCGTCGTATTGCCGTCGTTACCGAGCAGCGTGGTCATGCCCGCGAATTCGATCCGGTGGCGTTCTCCCTGTTTCTGCTGGTTGATCGTCAGTTCCGCCTTCACGGTCGGATCGTCGACATAGACCACCGTCAGCTTCGCCTGACGGCTCTCGGTCGATTCGTTCTCGGACACGGAGAGCACCACGGCGCCGTCGCCCTCGACGTCGGCCGCAGGCGCAGTCTTGGCGATCCAACCCTCGCCGCCCGACACGACGGTCAGTTCGGCGCGCCAGTTCACGTTGGAGACGATCTGCACCGTATAGGCCTCGGCGCCCGTCCACGGCAGCGACACGCTGCCGACAGGCTCCATGACGATCGTCGGCTCCGAGCCCATCTGCTCGACCGTCACCGTGCCGGAAAGCGTCCGGGAATCGCGCTCCGAAGTGCCGGTCACGGCGATCGTGGTCGAACGCCTGCCCGGCGTATCCTTCTCCGTGAGCGTGAAGACGATGTTGCCGTTACCCTTGCCGCTGGCCGACGTGATCGTCAGCCAGTCGGCCTGTTCGTCGGTCTTGGCCGCTGTCCACGACACGTCGTGCGACGCCACCACGGTGATCGTATTGTTCTGCGAGGCGTAATTGTTCTTGATGACGGGCTGCTCGGGCAGCGTGAACGTCGGGATGAAGGCGTCGTCGCCGGTATCGTCGTCCGAGCAGCTCCACGCGAGCGATGCCGCACAGACGAGCAGTACGGCTGAAATAAGTTTCGGAAAAGATCTGAGACTTTTCATATCGTCTGAAGTTTTGGGTATTGGTTACTTGAATGTAGGCGTTTCGATGAACTGCGTCTGCATGTTCATCAGCTGTTCCCAGTTCTGGGCAGTCAGTTTCGTGCCGTTGAACACGAAGTTGTCGAAGACGATGTTGCGGAACGGGTGGTCGGGCGACGAACAATAGAGATAGTTCTTGTAGCCGTTGTCCCTTTGGCGGACGTTCCAGTTCCTGAGCGTCAGTCCGTCGACGGTCGAGACATAACCGGCCTGCGGCGACACGCGCAGGACGACCGGCACGGGCGTCTCGGTGACGACGTCCTCGATGAGATAGTTCTCCAAGTAATTGTCGTTGTTTTCGTACTCGTAGCGATTCCCCACGAATCCGAGGACACCACGGTTGAACTGGTTGTTGTTCCAGTCGGCATGCAGGATGTCAACGCGGCGGACCGTCACGTCCTTCGCGTCGGCGTCGTTCCATGCCATCTGGATGATATTGCCGTTGGTGAGCTGCCAGCAGACGATATCTTCGAAGGTGATCCCGTCGCGGTAAACCTTGATGCTGTCGTCGTTGGCCCAGATGAAGCAGTTTTTCACCGTCGAATAATGAAACACCGAGATACCATCGCAGTTGTAGGTCCACGCGCCGATCGTCTTCACCCACTCCACACGGTTGTTGGTCGTAATCAGGCGTACCGAGAAATGGGTGAAGTCGGCGATCGTGATCCCCTCGACGACCATTCCGTTGCTGTCACCCGTAGCTTCGATGCTGTGGGAGGCACGGTAGGGAAGGCGTGCAGCCGAAAGCGTACCGCGCCCGAAGATTCTCACGCCGGGGTTGTTCTCCACGACGAGGGTGCCGTAGACGTAGGCGTCGCCCGGGATGTAGATGTTCTTGACGTGTGCCGGCACGATGTACTTGCCGATGTCGTGCACGCCCCGGGCGAAATAGATCCCCGACCGGTCGGCCGGCAGGGCGGCCATGTCGGCCGCCGTCGCGTTTTCGACGCGCCGATAGGCGGCATCGTCGGACTTCGGGGCATCCTTTTCGAGCGGGTTGGCGAAGATCATCAATCCGTTCCGATAGCCCTCCGCGCCGACCTCCACCGAGTATTGTCCGGGTTCGGTCAGGGTGAAGGTCACGGACTGGCCCGAGAGCGAAGGCGACACGTGCTTGCGGCTCGGGTAGACGGCCACCGACGACGACATCGGCACCCGCGACGGATCGAGAATCCGCGCCGTCACCGTCACCTCGCCGTCGAACGAGAAGTTCGCCCAGCTGATCGTGCGGCCGGCCACCAGTTCGAGCGCCGTGCGGTCGCTGCCGATCATCCCCTTCGAGGGATCGTATACGGGACAGGTGCTCTGGAAAACCATGCACTCCTTCTCCACCCCGTTCTGGGAAAGCGTCACCTCCCACACCGTCGAAACGTTCACGTCGGGCGAGTCGGCCAAATGGTTGTACACGACGAACGAAACGTCGTCCGGTTCCTCGGGTTCCTCCGGATCGGTCTGCTGCGGAGGGTTCCACAGCGGTTCGTAGGTCGACGAGTTGGAGCATCCGATCCCTGAACACAACAGGCACAGAGAGGCCCACAACAGAAATGTGAAATTGGACAATCGCATATATCGGTCAGTGTTATAAGGTTATTACTTAATCGTAGGACGATCGGCCTCGAAGACGATACCGCGGTCGCGGAAGACCAGCGTATCGAGCACCTCGCACCGCTGCCCGTTCTCCCGTTCGTAAAAATAATTCAGGTAGACGGCATCGCGCGGCGTGGGATTTTCGGGAGTTCCGCCCCAGCTGTCGCCATTCTCCTTGTAGGAACCCGTGCCCGACACCTCAATGGCCGAAGCGGGCGTCGAAGCGACGGTCATGCGGCGGGTCTGCTCGTCGACCGAAAGCGCCAGCGTCCAGCGTTCGGCGCCGACCGACAGTTCCGTTTCGAGCGAGGTCAGCGACGTGGTGGTCAGCTTCACGACCTCGTCCTGCTCGACGAACTCCTCGCGGTAGGTAACGCACTCCTCCTCGATGACGGCGCCGCTGCGGTCGCGCACGATGAGCGCACCGCGGCGAAGCCACGACCCGTGCCACGGATTGACGTACTTGACACCGAACAGGGCGAAATGCATCGGTTTCTCGCTCCAATCCTCCGAGACGTGGATATCGGCCGAATCCTCCTTCCCGTCGACCGGTTTGCCGTAGAGAATATTCTCGGTATCGGGCGATCCCGTAATCCGGATCGGGATCACGTAAGCGCCGGTCAGCGCCTTCGGGTCCTCGAAGAAGGCGTCGGTGAGCTGCACCTCGATCAGACCGCTGAACGACCCCTTGGGGATGATCGCGCGGGACGACGGCGTGAGCACGTAATACTCCTCGGGCAGCGCCTCCACCTTCGCGTCGCCGCGGTAGAAATAGTCGGGCACCAGCGCGGGGTCGATTTCGAAATCGACCCGCCAGTCCTGCTTGTTGCTGTTGTAATATCCCCCGACGCAGACGCCCATGTTGAACTTATGCTGCCGGTCGAGCGAATTGTCGATGCGGTCGTTGCCCAGCGACAGCGTTCTGACCGGATACTGATAGGGCATGTAGATCGTCTGCCGCTCGAAATCGTCGAAAGCGATCGACTCGTTCGTGCAGGAAGCCAACAGCGATCCGGCGGCGGCCAATGCCATAATTGCTTTTTTCATAAGCTATGCGATGTTTTAATTGTTACCATCCTCGGTTCTGTTCGAGCCCCTTCATCTGTTCGTCGTAGGGGATCGGCCCGTAGATCATATAATCCATGAAGACGCGGGACTCGACCTCGAATGCGGTCTTGCCTCCGTCGCGCGTACCCGTTGCGGCCCGCATCATGGCCTGTTCGTCCTTCCAGCGGCGGACATCCCAGAAACGCTGGTTCTCGAAGGCCAGTTCCAGCCGGCGCTCGTTGCGGATCAGTCTGCGCATATCGGCCTGCGTAGCCACCGTAGGCAGGTACTGGTCGGGAGTAATGCCTCCCGTCGAACGGATCCGGGCGATCACGTCGCGCGCGGAGTAGCCCACGGTACCCTGTCCGTCGGGACCCCACGCCTCGTTGGCCGCCTCGGCGAAGATCAGGTAGACCTCGGTCATGCGCAGCAGCGTGTGGAAGTGGCGGGTAGTCACGACCGATCCCGTAGTATGATTCACGCTGGGGTTCATCAGTTTCTTCATGTAATAACCCGTGGTCGTCGAACTCGACGGCTTGCGGTCGATCCCGTCGACGTCGCCGTCGACCGTATTGATGACATTGTCCTTGAACAGGCTCCCGTTGCGGATCAGGTACTCGTCCAGCCGCGGGTCGCGTCCGGCGTACGGGTCGTCGGGATCAGACGGGTTTCCGGGGACGTAGGGAACGCCGTTTCGATAGGGAAACGCATCGGCGAAATCCTGCGTAGGGTTCATGCGGCCGTTGCCGAGCAACGAGGGCGGAAAACACGTCGTCTCCCAGTCGCGACCGGTATAGTAGTCCTTGCGCCACACGATCTCCCGGCTGGTGTCGTCGAGCCAGAACTTGATGCGGCTCTTGTCGATGGCGTCGATGCCGCCCGACGCATCGATCAGCTCGGCGGCGGCGACGGCCGCCGCCTCCCATTTCGCCGCATCGTTGTCGGGATTGAAGGCCGGACTTGCGGCCTGCAACAGCAGACGGGCCTTCAACGCCATGGCGATGCGACCGCACAGGCGATTGGCGAAGCGCGCTCCGTAGACCCGATCCTCTTCGGGTTTCTCGCTGTTGTTTTTGTACTCGTAGGGGAG
Coding sequences within it:
- a CDS encoding alpha/beta hydrolase, with the translated sequence MMRTLLLTFAATLLCAGAYAADPELYCADLTYDGFTTRSYTFATRGDRTLVLEIDLPERGDAGGPRPFVVYVPGGSWRTCGIGAFRRQSAYLASQGIAGVRIVYSLVGDGADFSAGLEELQAARDLVAACAGELGLDTLRFGYVAASAGTPLAADEALSQAGCRFFVGYNGIYDLTRRIDGSRFPEEGTPYLAPFSDGELRDFSPVNRIGADPPAVALFHGRADRTISWKQSQLFCDAVRAADGRAEIVLYDDARHGFFNYGKSDYHEEVTRKTAAFIFSVLGE
- a CDS encoding sulfatase; this encodes MCGKDRFRNLALLSAGTLAGTLAGTEAASAEGRNGSEAPKKPNILFFLVDDLGWSDIGCFGSRFHETPNIDRLAEEGVRFTNAYAACHVSSPTRASLMTGRYPASIRLTDWLPGRKNWPFQRLLNAPVEQHLPFEEITVAETLRDNGYATAIIGKWHLGKGDSNPLAHGFDEHIPLGYNEGWPQGYYAPFRLNGYEGEEGEYLTDVMTREATKYIEEHKDGPFFLYMSHFAVHDPIQGRKDLVEKYRRKLATMHYEGDPYILEGNPDDPDPLTRGELDSLVHTKAYQGYRVLPQRTVKIKQHQDNIEFAAMVEAMDESLGVIRRKLEELGIADNTIVIFYSDNGGMAGANFGRPDRRIAKDALDRAYATSSLPLRGAKGWMYEGGIRVPMIVCYPGVGRAGTECDVPVISNDFYYTLLDMASVDVPKEKVCEGESIVPLLEGGKIEKRALYWHFPHYSNHGMQSPGGAIRYGDYKLLEYFENGTVQLFDLKTDLGEQHDLSAEKPGVVKKLRKMLHAWRESVGASMPEPNPNFTGDKR
- a CDS encoding BACON domain-containing protein, encoding MKSLRSFPKLISAVLLVCAASLAWSCSDDDTGDDAFIPTFTLPEQPVIKNNYASQNNTITVVASHDVSWTAAKTDEQADWLTITSASGKGNGNIVFTLTEKDTPGRRSTTIAVTGTSERDSRTLSGTVTVEQMGSEPTIVMEPVGSVSLPWTGAEAYTVQIVSNVNWRAELTVVSGGEGWIAKTAPAADVEGDGAVVLSVSENESTESRQAKLTVVYVDDPTVKAELTINQQKQGERHRIEFAGMTTLLGNDGNTTLEYAPVGGGESVILNDVEVEVGTDLTTVYYMEEIPNGEYELKRVGSVEINALFTLSNGQISYVERWNPAFGCFGGESEERPIAIGKRSDIEALASSVNAGESYAGIYFVQTADIALGGSWTAIGTSDKKFSGNYDGRNFAITGLKIAATAAGQGLFGYVGGVAASEDGTTPAVAAALRNITVKGAGSTPSDNDSDAGFDITATAGFVGGIAANVTGNTVVSNCRNYAHVRVTISTGANGAGNSGGVIGEVGGTDVSIDKCVNYGKIVVYSASNTLVNNVGGVIGNMSGGSEERPTIVAECYNYGDISFIGNTGGVAGNVGNGNIQLRRCGNYGALAATAGNGRTGGVAGGSSGVIDECFNLGTVSCSPANGNNTGGIVGWVGGSAVVSNTYNKGTVTYTAANSGTLVGNKSAAGSKIVNCYNAGRAQKDASGTALGTTGGAINGGAKNNGTNVSGCYYLSGNGNDLGQNGTSPDDVSRVKALSQAEMQVAAPSAEAFTDWDVSVWNFESGSYPTLKNNPEKPL
- a CDS encoding DUF5627 domain-containing protein, translating into MKKAIMALAAAGSLLASCTNESIAFDDFERQTIYMPYQYPVRTLSLGNDRIDNSLDRQHKFNMGVCVGGYYNSNKQDWRVDFEIDPALVPDYFYRGDAKVEALPEEYYVLTPSSRAIIPKGSFSGLIEVQLTDAFFEDPKALTGAYVIPIRITGSPDTENILYGKPVDGKEDSADIHVSEDWSEKPMHFALFGVKYVNPWHGSWLRRGALIVRDRSGAVIEEECVTYREEFVEQDEVVKLTTTSLTSLETELSVGAERWTLALSVDEQTRRMTVASTPASAIEVSGTGSYKENGDSWGGTPENPTPRDAVYLNYFYERENGQRCEVLDTLVFRDRGIVFEADRPTIK
- a CDS encoding RagB/SusD family nutrient uptake outer membrane protein → MKKLYHLFLTFALLSAAGCNDFLDPDDDNSYKGDELLTYIQRAEGVLLNAYASVPNANQISVMTDVATDNAVWNTSSGNAFRNIVSGEWSSTNNPFDKWSSAYTAIGYCNLFLDELVDRVEWSYSDAWLCEAFRERLTAEARGLRAYYYMELLTAHSGVGVNTGRLLGVPMIMHPIDVEEGDLDFPRDTYERCVALVLEDLQFAIDHLPYEYKNNSEKPEEDRVYGARFANRLCGRIAMALKARLLLQAASPAFNPDNDAAKWEAAAVAAAELIDASGGIDAIDKSRIKFWLDDTSREIVWRKDYYTGRDWETTCFPPSLLGNGRMNPTQDFADAFPYRNGVPYVPGNPSDPDDPYAGRDPRLDEYLIRNGSLFKDNVINTVDGDVDGIDRKPSSSTTTGYYMKKLMNPSVNHTTGSVVTTRHFHTLLRMTEVYLIFAEAANEAWGPDGQGTVGYSARDVIARIRSTGGITPDQYLPTVATQADMRRLIRNERRLELAFENQRFWDVRRWKDEQAMMRAATGTRDGGKTAFEVESRVFMDYMIYGPIPYDEQMKGLEQNRGW